The window ACAGAAGGCACCACACTCCTGGGACCTGGGCAAAATCTTCTCCCAGTCTGAGCAGCAATGGGCATTCATGTTCTGAGGGCCCTGGggtggctgcaggctgctgaattttacagccagctgaagagacTCTGCACCTTCAGCCTCTGGACACGGGAGAGGACTCCAGCCAGACCTCCTTTGGACAACCAGAATGGGTGTGAGAGGCTGATCCCAGAACACCAACACTGATGAGATGCACAGATGAAAcaccaaccccctctgcagtgggACCAGACTACTGGTGTGGGCCTTCCaactcctctcccctcccttcccctcccctcccctcccctccccttccctcccctctcctcccctctccttccctcccctctcctcccctctcctctccctctcctctccctctcctctccctctcccctcccctcccccctcccctctcctctcccctcccctcctctcccctcccctcctctcccctcccctcctctcccctcccctcctctcccctcccctcctctcccctcccctcctctcccctcccctcctctcccctccctcctctcccctcctctcctctcctctcctctcctctcctctcctctcctctcctctcctctcctctcctctcctctcctctcctctcctctcctctcctctcctctcctctcctctcctctcctcctctcctctcctctcctctcctctcctctcctctcctctcctctcctctcctctcctctcctctcctctcctctcctctcctctcctctcctctgattcacagaatcacagaaacattcaggttggaagagaccctcaggatcaccaagtccaaacattgaccctactctacaaggctcaaccctaaaccatatccccaagcaccacatccaaaccacctttaaacacatccagggtgactccaccacctccctgggcagcacattccaatccctgaccactctggctgggaaaatttttttcctaatgtccagtctaaacgtacccagtggcagcttgaggccattccctcttgttctatcactaattacctgtgagaagggaccagcaccaacctcactacaatgtcctttcaggtagttgtagagagccatgaggtttccccttagcctcctctttttcaaaccaaGCAGCCCCacctccttcagtcactctttgTGAGATTTATTCTCCATTGCTCACAGAACTCCTCCCCTGTTGCCCATCTAATAATAATGAATCTCTGCTCTCCAGGACACAGCCACCAGTCTGCATCCATAACCTGCTCTGTGGGACTCTCCTAGAAACAACCCTGCTGACTGACAACCACAGAacttgttggggttggaaaggaccttcaagatcatccagttccaagcccctgcctcatccaccctggccctgaacactgccaggctttgagcctccacaacttccctgagcaaAGAATTTCCTCCCAATGTCTCTTCTCAAtccatcttcttccagtctgaagccatctcCCCTGGTGCTGTCACTCCATGTGTGTCCCTTCTCAGCTGCCACACCTTGTCAAATACAGCACCAGAGTTTGCCCCTAAACACAGGCAAGGAGGTCACTGCTGGAACATCCCTCAGTGGAGGCTCCTGTTTTGCTCAAACCTCCCTGAGAAAACCCCACACTGGACAACTCAGACTGGAGCTGCCCCTGCTTGGAGAGGAAAAGCCCCTTGAGAGAACAGGAGCTCTGTGGAGGGTAAGGAGGTGAAGAGTTCTTGCCAAGCAGGTGAGCAGCCATGTGGGAGTCAATATCCCTTGATGTGAGGCTTAGGAGCATCCTCCAGCAAGAAGACCTCAAGGTATTTCGGAAAgctctggtggcttttcagagGAGCTGATCACAGCAGTGCCTAAGGGCAAGCTCTGGTCCTTCTGCACCATGAAGTTCTGAATCACTGACAGGGAAGTCTGAAGAGACCCCAGCATTAGGCAGAATGAAGCAGGGAGGCAAAGCTcctgggacagcagcacacCTCTGGTGGAACTCAAGCAGTCAGATATGCACACAGCTGATGGCAGCCACCACTCCCTCCCACAACAGGCACTCAGCCCCTCCACGAGCTggcccagggctggagctgtttggttgaagaggaggtgccacaggcagcagcaccctgaCAGCTTCCCAGGGCTTCACTCCAAGATCTCTGCAAAACAAGACCAGAAGCaacccaagccccacctcagcACCCTTTGTCCTCCTATCTGCCCCCTAGTTCTTCTTGTCCTCCTTGCTGACGTGCAAATCTCAGTCCATTGTAACATGGTGCTGGTGTCATCCCCAGGCCACTGCTTCAGCCACAGCTGACCTCAGTTCCCCTTCTCTACAAGGGGTTCTACAAGGCCACAAACCCATCCACTGCTCTTACCTTCTAGAAGTCCTCACAAGTGCTTCCTGCACTTCCTCATTTTTGTGACCAGACACAGGGTCACTGTTTCTTCTCCCACTTCCATCACCACTGCCATCAGTATCTGAGGATATGTTCTCaacttcctttcctcttttgaaGGTCCCACCAAACACCAAGCAATGAGACCATCAGTGTCTGCCTTGACAGTGACAGGTCACTTTTGCTGGAGATGTTTATGTTTGTAACAACCAGCAGGAAGCTGGTTCCTGTGAGTGTGTCCAGagtcaggctgggcagggctttgAGGAACTTGATCCAGTGAAGCTGCCCCTGCCCACCACatggggctggactagatagcagatctttaaaggtctcctccaacccaaaccctcctatgattctgtggttggaTCTTGTTCTGGTCACCCCAGCCCCCGTACTTTGTGAAGAATTCGGGCACTACACTCAAGAATTCCACAAGCATCCAAGAGCCACAAGCTCTGCTGGGGCCTCTCCAGGGTCTCCCATCCCTGTGAGATGGTCAGGATCTGAGACTTACTCCACACGTTTTCCTGGTCCAGTTCTTACCATGTTGTCCCAGACTGGCAGGTGACTCCAGCCCATCACTCTTTCAGTGACTGGGAGCAACAGGACAGTGTCACAAATGTTGGAACCAACTATTTTGGGTCCTAGAACCTTAGATCTGTATCCTTCTGATCATCCCCAGAACTGTTCTCAGGTGGGAGCTGACACAGAGCCTGTGCTGCACCTGAGAGCTTCCAGCATCACCCAGGTGGttaagagagcagagcaggtaaGGGAAGAGAGGATCgtggaacagtttgggttggagaagacttcagcagcaccacatccctgcctctttgaaacccctaacagggatggggattcaaccacctccccaggcagcctgtgccagtagttgagaacccttgcagttgagaacccttgcagtgaagatgtttcttctgatgtccaacctgaactgcccctggtgcaacctgaggccatttcctctcatcctatcccttgtCACCAGGGagaacaggctgtccccacctcgctccagcctcccttcagatGCAGTAGGTCAGAAGCTCAGACTTTGTGCTACAGTTAGCCCACAGAAGGGCCTAAACTTCTCCAGCCCACCTCGACACAGAGCACTGGGGGCACCTTTCTGTGGAACaaggccctgctctgctctctcctctccctcgtGGTGCAGGGCTCCCAGCGGTGGCCTGGCTGTGCTCccctctctgcagccctccctgctgctcctgcagggggCTCTGACGCCAGCACTAAGGTGACACAGGCAGGGCCATGCCTGCCCTGCCCACTGCCCGctgccagcaccctgcctgctgccagcactccGGCTACAGATAGCTCCTGCAGCAGATGCTCCTCGTTagtgccccctccccagctggctgggggtggtggagtcctgaTGCCTGTGCTGGGTTTGGGCGAGAGGAGTGTTCCTCACGAGCTCCAGATGCCAGCAGAGCCCCAAGGAGACGCCAGGCAGGGGAAagctgcccatggtgggaggcATCTGCTCCCCTGTCAGGCTGGGATGGTGTCCAAGGCATAGGGAAGTGCTGGGTCCATGATGTGATCAAGCACCTTCTGTGTGCCACCAGCAGAAGGTGCTGAGCTTGCCCTGGCCTGGCCAGCACAGGGCAAAAGGTGACATCTGTCTGCTTGTCTTCTGGGAGCCAGGCACAGGAACAACCTCTGGCTGAGCCTCCCTGTGAGCAAAGAACAAATGGGAATGAAGGCCACTGATGTGGGCACCATGAAACCTGGGGAGGTactcctgcctgccacagcagccaAGCTGCAAAACGCCTCCAGACTGCAAAatgttctccaggctgcaaaATGTCCTCCAGGTTGCAAAATGTCCTCCAGGCTCTAAAACGTCCTCCAGGCTCTAAAACGTTGTCCAGGCTCCCAAACATCCTCCAGGCTGCAAAACGTCCTCCAAACTAAGGCCATGGACACCAAACCTGTTTCTAACCCAGCACCTGTTGCTAACCCAGAGCCTGAGAATGTGGCAGGTGACCATAAGATCTTCTACCTGTGCCAGAAGGGAGTGGACAGAACCCTTCATATGGCTCAGCACCCCTTGGAGGAGCTCAGCTCTCCCCACAGTGCTCAGTGCCCCACAGCCCTCTTTTCCTCAGGACCCTGTAAAGAGCTCAGCACCCTCCACAGAGCTCAGCACTTGCAGAGAACTCAGCACCCCGCAGAGAGCTCAGCATCCCGCGCAGAGCTCCACACTCCGGCAGGGAGATGGGCACCGTGCCCGAGCACCTCGCTCCTGCCCCGGGTCCCTGTGCAGACGCTGCCTCTTGCCCTGGCGACACGCTCCCGGTAGCCGGGTGCCGCTGGGAGCGCAGCGGCCAGGCCGGAGTCCCCGGGACCGGGATCCCCACGGGGCAGCCAGGCCGGGGCAGCAGCCGGCACCGGGACCGGCATGGGGAGACAAGCGACGCCGGCCTGCCAGGGGGCGCTCTCCACAAGTAGCTCCACGCCGGGCGCCTCGCGATACGTCACACGCGCTGCTACGTCACTGGCTGCGCCTCGCGCTCCGCTCACGCTGCCGCCAAGCCTCAGAATGGGTCACGGCCGTCCCGGGGCCCCGCGACCTGTCGCCGTGAGTGATCCCCGGTGCCGCGGTCCCTCCCCGCGGGGGTCCGGTCCGGATGGCGGGGCCTGGCCCGGCTTCGGGGGGCTGGGACGGGAacggggctggggctgggcggCGCCGGCGGGAGCTGCCCTCCTCTCGGAGCCCTCTCGTCGCTGTCCATGCCTGGGCACTCCTCGGCCCGCGGCGGGGGTTGGCCTCACCGCCGGCGTCGTGGCCTTGTTCCGTCAGGTTCAACGCACCGGCGGCAGCAGCGCCGTCAGCAAGTGCTCGGCGGCGGCGCGGGGCTACATCCACGACCGGTTCCTGCCGTTCCTGGTAGGTCGACAGCGACGGCGAGCCCCTCTAGTCCACCGGTGAGGAGCGAGCGGGTTCCTTCGGCTTCCCGGGCCGCCGAGCCCCAGCGGCTGTACCGGCAGGTGGCGCCCGGGACGCGAGAGGCTCGCAGCCACCTCCCCTCCGGCTGCAGAGGTGTCCCGGTGGTTCCGCTTGTCTCGTTCAGGCACAGCCTTAGGGAAGTACAGCGAGGGCTGagtggcagctgcagagcacagcttcaGGAACctgaccctcagcaagtctgctgatgacaccaagctgtgtggtgcagcagacacgctggagggaagggatgccatccagagggacctggacaggctggagaggtgggcacaagccaacctcatgaggttcaacaagaccaagtgcaaggtcctgcatctgggttgaggcaatcccaaacacaaatacaggctgggcagtgactggctagaaagcagccctgaggagaggcacttgggggtgctggtggacgagaagctcaacatgagctgccagtgtgcacttgcagcccagaaagccaaccagatcctgggctgcatgaagagaagtgtggccagcagggcaagggaggtgattctccccctctactcagctctgctgagaccccatctggagtactgcgtccagttctggagcccctattacaagagggatatgcacgtgctggaacgtgttcagaggagggccaccaggatgatcagtgggctggagcacctctcctatgaggagagacttgaaggagttggggctgttcagtccggagaagagaaggctccgaggtgaccttattgtggcctttcaatatctgaaaggggcctacaagaaagctgggtagggactttttaggatatcaggtagtgataggactggaggaatggaataaagctggaagtggggagattcaggctggatgtgaggaagaagttcttccccatgagagtggtgagagcctggaatgggttgtccagggaggtggttggggccccatccctggaggtgtttaaggccaggctggatgaggctctggccagcctgatgtagtgtgaggtgtccctgcccatggcaggggggttgatgatccttgtggtcccttccaaccctaactgattctgattctgtgatatttgttGTACAGAAGGGAGTGGGCCCAGCTGGGCGGCAACATTCCTGTGGTCTGTGGTGATGCTGGTCAAGAGCTCCTGAGGCCAAGAGCTTTGCTTGCCAGCAAGCTCTAGATGTGACTGAGCCAGCAGACAGCTCCGAGTGCAGGGCTGTCTGTGGGCTcactgggcaggagctgggagccagCTTTCTGAgctggaggatgctggagctgcagaggtgggctcCTGGAGGGGCTCACAGCTGGATTTCCCCCCAGAGGTTATTACATCCGTGCCCGTGCTGTGGATCACTGCATCCAGGACTTCCTGCTGAGGACCTGCAGACACCCGAGGACCCAGGTGTGTGTctttggctctgctggcagctgccaccCTGTGTTTGAGGAGTCTTGGGCACCTTGGCACCACTGTGGTTTGTTGGTGACCTCCTGTCACCCTTTGCCAGAAGGTCACAGAGGATCTGGCTGACACTTCTGTGACTCTCTCTGTGTCACATAGAAGTATCTGGAGGGGGCAATGTCCATGCAGATTTACTGCTTTTTTGCAGGATGTTGCATGATTTTATCACTGAAGATGCTATCATGGAGAGTTGCTCACCCCCAGATGCTCAGggtgctgccagagctgggggTGACTCTCTCTGATGCTTTCTCTGCAGATCCTGTCCCTAGGTGCTGGCTTTGACTCTCTGTACTTCCGCCTGAAGGACCTGGGTTTGCTGTCCCACACTGTGGTGTATGAGGTGGACTTCCCCAGCGTGGTGTCCCAAAAAGCTGCTCTGATCAGAGAAGTGGAGGAGCTGTTGGCACTGGTGGGAGATGCTGGAGGAGAGCCAGGTATGGGGCTTGGGGAAGCCTTTGTAGACCCCAGATGTTTAGGagcagtgagcagctgcagcctgagacAGCTGAGGTGTGGtggtgaaggagctgcagagttGTGCGTTTTCTGAGGAGCTCTTGAACAGAGATTGCTGAACAGCGGGAGACACGAGAAGGCCTGGCTGCCAGAGAGGGGTGGGTCACACCAAGCTCAGGGCCTCTCTGGTACAGCTTTTGGTGGTGCTCAGTaccaggacaaggaacagcaggcacaagctgcaacacaggagactccacctcaacatgaggagacttctttggggtgagggtgctggagacctggaggctgcccagagaggttgtggagtctgctctagagactttcaaaatccacctggatgtgttgctgtgtgacctgccctaggtgatcctgctctggcaggggagctgcattcaatggtctccagaggtcccttccaaccccactgttCTGTAGTTCTGTGCATTTCTGGTGCACCGTGTCAGGAACTGCCaagaacccagcacagagctgcagcacatctGGTGAGAGGTCATGGAGtggccttcaacacttccatGGACGGGACAGCCATAACCACTCTGGACaatctgttctagtgtctccccatcctcatggtgaggagcttcttcctcacacctGATCAAGATCTCCCTTGTGGCACgggaagccactgccccttgtcctggccctTATCAGTGATGGGTGGTGGTCGTGTGCGTCCCTTTGGTCTTGCtgttgcagcagcactgtggtgAGGTGGCACCATCTCTCTCTGCCAGGGGTCATGCCCTTGTCTGCAGGGGATTACAAACTGCTGGGAGCAGATCTGTCACAGCTGCctgagctggagagagccctggagcaagcaggGATGGACAGGGAGGTCCCCACCCTCTTCATCGCAGAGGTGGTACTCGCCTACATGGAGAGCAGCAGGTCAGTGGGACTGTTCTGGGGGTGGTGACAGCAGCCTTTGTGTgccacctggggctggcagagctgctgtctgaTCACTGAAGCCTGAGGGTTTCTGTGCCAGGCCCAGACAGCTCCTTGCATGGTAATGGTGGTGGGTAAGTGGTCTTCACGCCctgaaagggaggggaaagagaaggagaccctCTGACAAGTGGAGCTGAGCCCTTCGAGCTgcacagccctcagctctgcttgGGTCAGGAGATGTTCCCCATCCCAGCACAGGAGTTTCCTCTGTCTGTTGCCTCTCTCAGGAGGCCCACACAGCATGCTGGgtgtgctgcaggaggatggactcctcctgccctgtgccaggagcTCCCTCAGAGGTTCCACCTGCCCCatgcctgcagcccccttccGTCCCGGTGCCCATAGCGTTGTCCTGGTGTCCATAGTGCCCTCCTGGTGCCCGCAGGTCGGATGcgctgctgtgctgggctgctgagcACTTTCTCTGCGCCGGGTTCCTGCTATACGAGCAGCTGGGCCCCCAGGACCCCTTTGGCCGCGTCATGCAGCAGCACTTCGCCCGCCAGGGCTCTGCCCTTCGCTCCCTGGCGCAGTACCCAGACTGTGGGGCGCAGTGCAGCCGCTTCTTGGCACGGGTGGGTACCTGAGCTCCAGGGCACACAGGGGGCCCAGGGGCTGGGGATGTGGTGATGTGGGACAAAGTTGTGACAAGGGTTGGGATGAAGggagatggcctcaaggtgccccagggaggtttgggttggacatcagaaggaacTTCtccactggaagggttctcaaagccttaCCCAGGCTGCCAATGCAGagtcctcacccctggagggcTTTGCAGGAGGCAAAGATGTGGTgcctgagggccatgggttagccccagccatggcagggtttgagaatggttggactggaggatcttggggtcttttccaacccaaaccattccatgaggCTGCAACTGAAGTGTTCAGAGGTCACCAGTGGTGTAGATGAGCAGGCGCTGGAAAGTCCTGCCAGCCAGcttgcagcctgcctgcctgtaTGGGACTGGGGCAAGATGGGCTCCTCTGGGAGGTTTGATGCCATAAATCACATTCTGAAGAGGTTTACAGGTGAGAGACCTGCCCTGGCcaggtgctgggctgctgctctgccagctggacTGTGTGAGAGACTCCTGCAGTGTCTGAGTTGGGCTGTGTTCTGGTGGCACTGAGTCCCTTTCCTTCTAGAGGTGACTCTGAGGGCtttgtgctgcagggctggagtgagtgcagcaCCATGGACATGAACCAGTTCTTTACCTGCTGCACCCCAGAGCATGAGCAGCAGAGGGTGCAGGCTCTGGAGCCCTTCGATGAGTATGAGGTAAGCTCCAGAGCactgctggcctggctgtggTGGGACAAGTGGTCTGCAGCCTCCTGTGGCCACAGCtgtgtcccagagctgctgagccaATGGAGTTTGTGGAGGGGTCTTGAGTCTGAGTTAATGCAGAGCATGGGGGAAGCTCCATGTGGAGCTGTGGCAAGCAGCGCTGGAAGAAGACTTGGATGTTGTAGAAGCTTCTTGTTCCTTCAGTGAAGTCTCAGGGAGGAAGCCTCAGCATCACAAAGCAGCTGGTGGCATCAAGGGTGTTGCATATCTCTGCTGGGGCTCCAGGGGCAGTTCCTTGAGTGGGACCCAGTGGGGATTGTTGGATGCCCTGGTGTGAGGCTTCTGGCTGCAGACAGttggagcagcctggggggAAGCAGATGCAGGTGTCCTGCTCACTCAGTGTCCCTGGGCTGTGGCTGTTGGTTGGGGCAGGTCACCAGCTGCAGATGTGTTTTGGTCTGACTTTGCTACATTCCTAAGTGGACAGCTGGAatgtggctgtggctctgctcttggTCATTGCTTTGTCAGATGCTGGCAAAGTTGGTGCTTAGCTGAAGTCTAGGAGAGAACTGAAAGATCCTAAGCAACTCAAGGCAGATATCCTGTAGGACACTCACTAGAAGCCTCCCTCTCAGTCCTGTGGCTTCTGTtgtttggcactggtgaggccatagctggaatcctggggtcaggATTGATTCCTCCCTGCCAAAAGGACATTGATGGCTGGaacagggccagagaagggcaaggaagctggggaggggtgtggagaaggaggagaagggtctggagaagttgtggggaacagctgagggagctggggggcttgaggctgcagcagagaaggctgaggggagaccttgtggctctctacagctccctgagatgagcttggagccaggtggagcttggtctcttctccccagtatcaggagagaaggacaggaaatggcctggaattgtgccagggaggcttgggttggacatgagcaatttctgttctgcaagaatggtcagggatggaacaggctgcccagggaggtatccttgaggtgttcaagaagcctgtggccatggcacttggggacatggtttgatagCCGTGgatggtgttaggttgaaggttggagtcAATGGTGTTGGAGGGCtctgccaacccaaacaattctgtgactagaaatcacagaaacattcaggttggaagagactctcaggatcaccaagtccaacctttgaccctaGTCTACAacgttcacccctaaaccatatccccaagcatcacatctaaaccaccctgggcagcacattgcaatccctgaccactctgactgggaaaacttttttcctaatgtccagtctaaacctacccattcgtagcttgaggccattccctcttgttctatcactaattgctaattacctgtgagaagagaccagcaccagcctctctacaatgtcctttcaggtagttgtagagagccatgaggtctcccctcagcctcctcttttccaaactaaccatccccagctccttcagttgctcttcgtaagatttattctccaggtccttcacagcttccttgtcctcctctgcactgcctccagcacctccacatctctcttgtattgtggcctcaccaggtcTGAGTaccaggggacaatcacctcccgactgctggacacagtattttgatcccagccaggatgccattggctgtcttggccacctgggcacactgctgcctctattcagctgcttgtccattagcacccccaggtccctttcagccacacttctccaagcctgtagcattgcttgtggttgttgtgacccaagtgcaggacctggcacttggccttgttgaagctcatcccattaacattggCCATGGACCCAATccatccaagtccctctgcagggcctctctaccctcatgaagatcaacactccacctaacttggtgtcatctacaaactcactgctgacacactctgtgtcttcatcaaggtcatcagtAAAGACATTAAAcggaagtggtcccaacactgagtcCTGAGGAGCGCTGCTGGTGAccggctgccagctggatttaaccaGCATTCTTTGGGCCCTTTCACCCAGCCAGGGCTTTaaccagcagagtgtgtgctcattCACGCCATgggcagccagtttgtccacaagaattctgtgggaaatggtgtcaaaggctttttgaaaaatcagcctgcagcaggagcaggttgaGGTGCTGGTGTTGATCTTGCCAACATGCAAGATCTGCTTTGCCTCATGAAGGCAAAGATCCAGGcccactggagcaggcttgATCCAGATGGAtaagatatggtgctgagggtggtggatcTGTGGAAGGCTTTGCCTGGCACTAGCAGTGGATGCTGCCACTGCCAGTGTCTGTGTTCCCTCTTGGATCTCACATTCCAAAAGGTGCTGGGTGACGGTGCTGATACTGTGGCTTCTTGTGCCTTTGAGGCTTGGGTTGATGCTGTGGAGTTGGCTGAACACCTCCCACCCTGCAGGGTGGACATTCCCAACTCCCCGATGTCCATGAAGCCAGGGTGGTCCTTGGCCTTGCTACTGACCTCctcttgcttctgcttctgcccaGAATGATTCTCAGACCAGACTGGAGATCATATTGGTCATTACTGGCCGGC of the Indicator indicator isolate 239-I01 unplaced genomic scaffold, UM_Iind_1.1 iindUn_scaffold_99, whole genome shotgun sequence genome contains:
- the LCMT2 gene encoding tRNA wybutosine-synthesizing protein 4 translates to MGRQATPACQGALSTSSSTPGASRYVTRAATSLAAPRAPLTLPPSLRMGHGRPGAPRPVAVSDPRCRGPSPRGSGPDGGAWPGFGGLGRERGWGWAAPAGAALLSEPSRRCPCLGTPRPAAGVGLTAGVVALFRQVQRTGGSSAVSKCSAAARGYIHDRFLPFLVGRQRRRAPLVHRGYYIRARAVDHCIQDFLLRTCRHPRTQILSLGAGFDSLYFRLKDLGLLSHTVVYEVDFPSVVSQKAALIREVEELLALVGDAGGEPGMGHNHSGQSVLVSPHPHGVMPLSAGDYKLLGADLSQLPELERALEQAGMDREVPTLFIAEVVLAYMESSRSDALLCWAAEHFLCAGFLLYEQLGPQDPFGRVMQQHFARQGSALRSLAQYPDCGAQCSRFLARGWSECSTMDMNQFFTCCTPEHEQQRVQALEPFDEYEEWHLKCSHYFVLAASKGMEPPWTPLVPSRTAPGGCGPILAGTVPAACAMNSAVPGLRRFGHRSVLVQPGVVLTTGGFGQEEGQHRRARSCQVLLRCGGRWAAGSVSMQSSRWDGRLYHTISCVSRGLALVVGGRTSPSSASLGMLWLKFPESCSAWDPADISVELVSLQPAVEAAALRWRHSATQVTFQGQQYLFLFGGRSATQPVLGDWHFLHTQELSCSVIPVEGPAPEGRHSHSACSWKGGVLVAGGLGAAEQPLGSLCFLEQLEGGFQWQVLETRPHLVPRYSHTAHVHHGRLLLVGGVWLCLSPAPGVTVVDLATGLSLDYAIGTEHLEWPLMLHNHSSVLLPEEEELLLIGGGGNCFSFGTHLNPEPVSLSLRHILASH